In the Profundibacter amoris genome, GATCCGGCCGCGCACCTGGGCTGAATGTCGGGATTTCGCGGTATTCATCGGCGGGCCCAATCCAGCCTTGCGCGATGACCAGCCCTATGGCTCGGCGCATTATGCGGCCGTTTGTGAGCAGTTCGGCGATCCCACCGCGCTCGAGAAATACCAGACCATCTTCATCGACTCGATCACCGTGGCCGGTCGGCTGTGTTTCGGGTGGTGCAAGGGTCAGCCGGAGGCGTTTTCGGAAAAAACCGGCAAGCCGGATGTGCGCGGGGCCTAGCCGAGGGCACTCAGGAACGAGTGATGGGCGTCCCGGACAAGTTCCTTGCGACGGTCCGCGTTTGAGGCATTGCGGGCCTGCCGTAGCGCCTCGATGGTGGGGGCCGTGACGCGCGCGAGCCGTTCGATCGGATGCGCCGCCTTGTCGAGCCCAGACCAGCGGGCGGTGATGTCCTGCAGCTCCTCCTTCAGCACATCCGAGAGTGTCCCGGATGGGAAGAACTCAGCCTCGTTTTCTATTCCAATCAGGTCCATCCGATCACCCCACAAAAACTGCTTTAACGTCAACATATGGATTCGGGTCATCCACCATCTGGCGTGTCCTCTCGAACCATTCCGTCCAGTCCCGGAAAAGGCGTCCAATCCTCTGCTCTTTCACTCGTCTTATCATCAGGCGTCGTTTCATGGCTGGGCTTAAATTCGCTTCACTGCTGGCGTCATCCCCCAGATCCAGTGTGAGTTGTGCCCGAAACCTATCATCCAGTTCCCCGAGCCGATCCAGGACTTCGTCTAGACTTCGTTGGATCTGGGCTGCGCGTTCCCGTCGGAGCCCGACGAGATGGGTTTGGAACCGATCCACCGAGATCGGGATCGCCGCCTCTGCGGGTCCGAGCTCCTCAACCGTCCGGCCGGGCGTGTCCTGTGCCAGGCGCACCCGTGCGATGAAGTCGGGAACCTCCTCGATCCGGATCGCCCCGTCCGGCGCGTGGATCACCACCGCCCAGCGGTCGACGACGGGAGCGCCATTGGCGTTTGGGATAGCCCCGTGCAACAGCACCGCCACCTCGCCATTGGCCAGACTGCTCAGCGGCGCCATAGGGGCAGAATGTTCTGGGAAGAATGTGCTGGCCCTGTCCGCAAACCATTCGAGAATTGGGTGGCCGTCCCATAAGTACTGGACGGTCGGCCAAGACCGCTCCTGCATCTTTGCTTGGTCGATTGCTTGGTTGATGACCTGAGCCTGATCGGTCAACTCGATTCGATCTCCGGATCCAACCGCTTCCTCCGGCATGTACCGGCCGTCCACGGCCCCCTCG is a window encoding:
- a CDS encoding ATP-binding protein, which gives rise to MSLPIISADERLAEQRGIKGCIFGKSGIGKTSLLWTLDPSTTLFMDLEAGDLAIEGWQGDTIRPRTWAECRDFAVFIGGPNPALRDDQPYGSAHYAAVCEQFGDPTALEKYQTIFIDSITVAGRLCFGWCKGQPEAFSEKTGKPDVRGA